From one Thermomicrobiales bacterium genomic stretch:
- a CDS encoding DUF951 domain-containing protein — MPASEPLQVFIGDVVRLRKPHPCGSHEWTVVRLGADIGLRCHGCNRRVLLPRRELERRLKGFTSRGPDYLPIPHAAAETDTPTEITSS, encoded by the coding sequence ATGCCAGCCAGCGAACCGCTCCAGGTCTTCATTGGTGATGTGGTCAGGTTACGGAAACCACATCCATGCGGTTCGCACGAGTGGACCGTCGTCCGGCTCGGCGCGGATATCGGGCTTCGCTGTCATGGCTGCAACCGCCGCGTGCTTCTCCCCCGCCGCGAGCTCGAGCGTCGGCTGAAGGGGTTCACCTCACGTGGGCCCGATTACCTGCCGATCCCACATGCGGCGGCAGAGACTGATACTCCCACCGAAATCACCAGCTCGTGA
- a CDS encoding MFS transporter has product MTARRDAGVVEVLRNQAFLRLWVVQAMSQTAQNMINFSLLILVRQIVETQHLSQANTAISLLVLAFSSPAVLFSAVAGVVVERADKRTVMIASNALRVVGVLGFLVLNPDWPPLLTLAVLYFLTFFLGTVGQFFGPAQAAAIPVIVNPRELMSANALFNLTFTGSQIIGFAALGPIAIKVLGVQNTLIGILVLYVLSTGLALLLPKTPPIPRDEPDETAALRRFIDDAREGVVFVLQSPLLIKAIVYLTMATTTYLMIAALGPEFIVTVLKLPSEDIAYVVAPAGLGVVAGALLVNRVARFIRPVRLVDYGLISAGIWLALFALSEPIGGIFGFGGENVARGIILFAVGCAAMLGISNAFVLVPSQTLLQAGSPQEGLARVYATYFTISNVASFAPVLFAGAFADLFGVLKVIIFIAVLLVIIGVYNLRHTIPGLPDHPATTPATPDPTG; this is encoded by the coding sequence GTGACAGCTCGACGCGACGCGGGCGTTGTCGAGGTGCTCCGAAATCAGGCATTCCTGCGGCTCTGGGTGGTCCAGGCAATGTCACAGACGGCCCAGAACATGATCAACTTCTCACTCCTGATCCTGGTTCGTCAGATCGTTGAGACTCAACACCTGTCTCAGGCGAATACCGCAATCTCACTCCTCGTGCTGGCCTTTTCGTCGCCGGCCGTCCTCTTCTCGGCGGTTGCCGGCGTTGTCGTCGAACGCGCCGACAAGCGAACGGTCATGATCGCCTCGAATGCGCTGCGGGTAGTCGGCGTCCTCGGGTTCCTCGTCCTCAATCCTGACTGGCCACCGCTGCTGACGCTTGCTGTGCTCTATTTCCTCACGTTCTTCCTCGGCACAGTAGGGCAGTTCTTCGGTCCGGCGCAGGCGGCCGCGATTCCGGTGATCGTGAATCCGCGCGAGCTGATGAGCGCCAACGCGCTGTTCAACCTGACCTTCACCGGCTCGCAGATCATTGGCTTCGCCGCGCTCGGGCCGATCGCGATCAAGGTGCTGGGCGTGCAGAACACGCTCATCGGTATCCTCGTGCTCTATGTGCTATCCACCGGTCTCGCCTTACTGCTCCCGAAGACTCCCCCGATCCCCCGCGACGAGCCAGACGAAACCGCGGCGCTCCGTCGCTTCATCGATGACGCGCGCGAGGGCGTTGTGTTTGTGCTCCAGAGTCCGTTATTGATAAAGGCGATCGTCTACCTGACGATGGCAACGACGACGTACCTGATGATCGCTGCCCTCGGGCCGGAGTTCATCGTCACGGTATTGAAGCTACCCAGCGAGGACATCGCCTACGTCGTCGCGCCGGCCGGCCTGGGCGTGGTGGCGGGCGCATTGCTGGTGAACAGGGTCGCGCGGTTCATCAGGCCAGTTCGGCTGGTCGACTATGGGTTGATCTCGGCGGGAATCTGGTTGGCGCTATTCGCGCTCAGCGAGCCGATCGGCGGGATCTTCGGCTTCGGCGGCGAAAATGTCGCGCGGGGGATCATCCTCTTCGCCGTCGGTTGCGCGGCGATGCTCGGCATCTCGAACGCATTTGTCCTGGTGCCAAGCCAGACGTTGCTGCAGGCTGGTAGTCCGCAGGAAGGTCTGGCGCGAGTTTATGCCACCTACTTTACGATCTCGAATGTGGCGTCCTTCGCCCCGGTTCTCTTTGCCGGCGCGTTCGCTGATCTGTTTGGCGTGCTGAAAGTCATCATCTTCATCGCGGTATTGCTGGTGATCATCGGCGTCTACAACCTGCGCCACACGATCCCCGGCTTGCCAGATCACCCCGCCACAACGCCCGCAACGCCTGATCCGACCGGCTGA
- the pyrB gene encoding aspartate carbamoyltransferase, producing MLPRHILRVDQFSRGDLLQLLAHSAEMRRVVAAGGDKRLDGKILATLFFEPSTRTRLSFESSMLRLGGNVISSESAEHTSSAVKGESIEDTIRIVEAYADAIAIRHPLAGAAETAASVASVPILNAGDGPREHPTQALLDLYTIYDELGRIDDLTVALVGDLRFGRAPRSLAMLLTRTENARVLLVAPPGIEMSGDVLAYMETHGVAWEQLHDLEEALPRADVIYMTRVQKERFPSVESYRRVSGSYRLGSEHMKLLGENAIVMHPLPRVDEIDTLVDSDPRAAYFRQARNGVYIRMALLDLLLGPRLLTA from the coding sequence ATGCTACCGAGGCATATCCTGAGGGTCGACCAGTTCAGCCGGGGCGATCTGCTTCAGCTGCTAGCTCACTCAGCCGAGATGCGCAGGGTCGTGGCGGCCGGCGGGGACAAACGTCTGGACGGCAAGATCCTCGCGACGCTCTTCTTCGAGCCAAGCACCCGCACGCGGCTGAGCTTCGAATCCTCGATGTTGCGCCTCGGCGGCAACGTCATCTCCTCCGAGAGTGCCGAACATACGTCATCGGCGGTCAAGGGGGAGTCGATCGAGGACACGATTCGCATCGTTGAGGCATACGCCGACGCGATCGCCATCCGGCATCCGCTCGCCGGCGCCGCCGAAACGGCCGCCTCCGTCGCGTCGGTGCCGATTCTGAACGCTGGGGATGGTCCGCGGGAACACCCGACCCAGGCACTGCTCGACCTTTATACGATCTATGACGAGCTTGGCAGGATTGACGACCTGACGGTCGCGCTCGTTGGCGACCTGCGCTTTGGCCGCGCTCCGCGCTCGCTGGCGATGCTCCTGACGCGAACCGAGAACGCGCGTGTTCTGCTGGTAGCGCCACCCGGCATCGAAATGTCCGGCGATGTGCTGGCCTACATGGAGACTCATGGCGTGGCTTGGGAACAGCTTCACGATCTCGAAGAGGCGCTGCCGCGCGCAGATGTCATCTATATGACACGGGTCCAGAAAGAGCGATTTCCGAGCGTCGAATCCTACCGCCGAGTCAGCGGCTCCTACCGACTCGGGTCGGAGCACATGAAGCTGCTTGGCGAGAATGCGATCGTGATGCACCCGCTTCCCCGTGTTGACGAGATCGACACGCTCGTCGATTCAGACCCGCGTGCGGCGTACTTTCGACAGGCGCGAAACGGCGTCTACATCCGCATGGCGTTGCTGGATCTGCTGCTAGGGCCGCGGTTGCTGACTGCCTGA
- a CDS encoding site-2 protease family protein, translating to MFGRTIPLGSARGIPIRVHPTFLIVMLWAVYQWGIRAEAGPAGVIFGLVTLLCVFGCVLLHELAHAIAALRYGVRVRDITLLPVGGVARVEYAPLTPRSETVIALAGPAVNLAIVILLLPIVMVIAATRHVSDPLSLVLLIDEISPAGFVIYIWIANILLATFNMLPAFPMDGGRVLRAILASFRGQLQATRIAVAVGGAIAILLATAGLMIGDYFMPMISLFVVVAAYMEFRHVTTESSLRGLPVGQYALWDGGGIGPDEPLAHAISGGPRDLVVVDGGVVVGMLWRRDLLDNLAGGHRHLKVADLMDRKVHVVESMDSLYDVHLWLNESELPAVPVVEQGRYRGVFTADRFWHLYDHIQGRKFGRYRQRILTLRRRLGQV from the coding sequence GTGTTCGGCAGAACGATTCCGCTTGGCAGCGCGCGTGGAATCCCGATCAGGGTCCATCCGACGTTCCTGATCGTGATGCTCTGGGCGGTCTACCAGTGGGGAATACGCGCGGAAGCCGGCCCGGCCGGCGTTATCTTCGGGCTCGTGACGCTGCTTTGCGTGTTCGGCTGCGTGCTATTACACGAATTGGCCCACGCAATCGCAGCATTGCGCTACGGAGTCCGCGTGAGAGACATCACGCTCCTACCGGTCGGTGGGGTCGCGCGAGTCGAATACGCGCCGCTGACTCCCCGATCCGAGACAGTCATCGCGTTGGCCGGCCCGGCCGTTAATCTGGCGATCGTCATCCTGTTGCTACCAATCGTCATGGTGATCGCGGCGACGCGCCATGTCAGCGATCCCCTTTCACTGGTGCTTCTGATCGACGAAATCTCGCCGGCCGGCTTTGTCATCTATATCTGGATCGCCAATATTCTGTTGGCCACATTCAACATGCTGCCAGCGTTCCCGATGGACGGCGGCCGCGTCCTCCGCGCCATCCTCGCATCGTTTCGAGGTCAACTCCAGGCGACGCGCATCGCGGTGGCAGTCGGTGGCGCCATCGCCATCCTGCTCGCCACTGCCGGACTGATGATCGGTGACTATTTCATGCCGATGATCAGCCTGTTCGTGGTCGTCGCCGCGTACATGGAGTTTCGTCACGTCACAACCGAGTCGTCACTGCGAGGGCTTCCAGTCGGTCAATATGCGCTGTGGGATGGAGGCGGGATCGGGCCAGACGAGCCATTGGCCCACGCTATCTCCGGTGGGCCGCGCGACCTCGTCGTCGTCGACGGCGGTGTGGTTGTCGGAATGCTCTGGCGGCGTGACCTGCTGGACAATCTGGCCGGCGGCCACCGTCACCTGAAGGTTGCCGACCTCATGGACCGCAAGGTCCATGTCGTCGAATCAATGGATTCACTCTACGATGTCCACCTCTGGCTCAACGAGTCCGAGCTGCCAGCAGTGCCGGTCGTCGAACAAGGACGCTACCGTGGTGTATTCACTGCTGATCGGTTCTGGCATCTCTACGACCACATTCAGGGTCGCAAATTCGGGCGATATCGGCAGCGCATTCTCACGCTGCGGCGTCGGCTGGGGCAGGTCTGA
- a CDS encoding Rrf2 family transcriptional regulator, giving the protein MKISTRGEYGLRAMVALARSYGSGPNALASVAHDSAVPPAYLEQLLGMLRRAGLVASTRGAHGGYALAQPPEAIRIGDIYRVLEGPIAPMECVSEVEPDEQCPLIDGCATRVVWLKVRDNIIDALDSTTLADLTAPHAVRSSESVTADVDATSHVPA; this is encoded by the coding sequence ATGAAGATTTCCACACGTGGAGAATACGGGCTGCGGGCAATGGTCGCCCTTGCACGGTCGTACGGCAGCGGGCCGAACGCGCTAGCCTCCGTCGCACACGATTCCGCCGTGCCGCCAGCCTACCTCGAACAGTTGCTCGGCATGCTTCGTCGGGCCGGCCTTGTTGCTTCAACTCGCGGCGCGCACGGTGGTTATGCGCTCGCGCAGCCCCCGGAAGCAATCCGAATCGGCGATATCTACCGCGTGCTCGAAGGTCCGATCGCGCCGATGGAATGCGTGTCCGAAGTCGAGCCGGACGAGCAATGCCCATTGATCGATGGCTGCGCGACACGAGTCGTCTGGCTCAAGGTGCGAGACAACATCATCGACGCACTGGACTCGACGACGCTGGCCGATCTGACCGCGCCTCACGCCGTCCGATCTTCGGAGTCGGTCACAGCCGACGTAGATGCCACCAGTCACGTCCCCGCCTGA
- a CDS encoding cysteine desulfurase family protein: protein MERADIYLDHAATTPVDQRVLEAMIPFFNSRFGNPSSPYALGRDARAAVDWARGTLAAIINCAPSELIMTSGATESDNIAVKGVAWRSRDIQPQRNRILVSAIEHHAVLHAADAMSAHGFVVDVVQPDSEGIVQPEAVAEMLSPETCLVSIMLANNEIGTIQPVREIATIVREAGAVMHTDAVQAAGAERLDVESLGVDLLSLSAHKFYGPKGTGLLYCRRGTPIVWQQHGGAQEGSRRAGTENTPGIVGMAVALLLATEEMDARNAHCAALRDRLVEGILERVPDARLNGHAALRLPNNANLTFAGVDGEALVLSLDLAGIAVSSGSACTTGSTEPSHVITALGVSQNLAGGSLRLTVGKDNTIAEIDAAIVAIAETVARVREITSITD, encoded by the coding sequence GTGGAGCGCGCCGACATTTACCTTGACCATGCCGCCACGACCCCGGTCGATCAGCGCGTGCTCGAGGCGATGATCCCGTTCTTCAACAGTCGATTCGGTAATCCGTCCAGCCCATATGCGCTCGGAAGGGACGCCCGCGCTGCGGTCGATTGGGCACGTGGTACATTGGCGGCCATCATCAACTGCGCGCCGTCGGAGCTGATTATGACCAGCGGCGCGACGGAATCAGACAACATCGCCGTCAAGGGTGTTGCCTGGCGGAGTCGCGACATTCAGCCACAACGTAATCGAATCCTCGTGTCCGCGATCGAACACCATGCCGTCCTCCATGCCGCAGATGCGATGAGCGCGCATGGCTTCGTGGTCGATGTCGTCCAACCCGATTCTGAGGGCATCGTTCAACCCGAGGCGGTCGCAGAGATGCTCTCGCCGGAGACATGCCTCGTCTCTATCATGCTGGCGAACAACGAGATTGGCACGATCCAGCCGGTTCGCGAGATCGCGACGATCGTGCGGGAGGCCGGCGCCGTGATGCACACGGACGCGGTGCAAGCCGCTGGCGCCGAGCGGCTTGACGTGGAGAGCCTCGGCGTCGATCTTCTCTCATTGAGCGCGCACAAGTTCTACGGCCCGAAGGGGACGGGTCTACTCTATTGCCGCCGAGGAACACCGATCGTCTGGCAACAGCACGGCGGCGCACAAGAGGGATCCCGCCGGGCCGGAACCGAAAATACGCCCGGTATCGTTGGCATGGCAGTCGCCTTGCTTCTCGCCACCGAGGAGATGGATGCCCGAAACGCACATTGCGCGGCGCTGCGAGACCGGCTGGTCGAGGGCATCCTCGAACGGGTGCCGGATGCGCGACTGAATGGCCACGCCGCCTTGCGGCTGCCGAACAATGCCAATCTGACGTTCGCTGGCGTGGATGGCGAGGCGCTCGTGCTCAGTCTCGACCTCGCCGGCATCGCTGTGTCGAGCGGCTCGGCCTGCACAACCGGCTCTACCGAGCCATCCCACGTCATCACCGCGCTCGGCGTCAGTCAGAATCTCGCAGGCGGCTCGCTCCGGCTGACCGTTGGCAAGGACAACACTATCGCAGAGATCGACGCGGCCATCGTCGCGATCGCCGAGACTGTCGCCCGTGTACGCGAAATCACGAGCATCACAGATTGA
- the scpB gene encoding SMC-Scp complex subunit ScpB → MVDADRQLSLEIVPIEEAVPALEALLFASGGSEDVPTLAAALEWGQSDVRRALSALEEELRAHPRGIALQRNGDRVQLVTVARYGRAVERLLGIERQVKLSSAALETLAIVAYRQPVIRPEIEAIRGVDSSGVLATLVARELVEARGRRPGPGNPVEYGTTGAFLRFFGMTSLEDLPPLEETQAGDTTGINL, encoded by the coding sequence ATGGTTGACGCCGATCGCCAGCTGTCGCTGGAGATTGTTCCAATCGAAGAGGCCGTTCCAGCGTTGGAGGCGTTGTTGTTCGCCTCTGGCGGCTCCGAGGACGTGCCAACGCTTGCCGCAGCGTTGGAGTGGGGCCAGAGTGACGTTCGTCGCGCGCTGAGCGCACTCGAAGAAGAACTCCGCGCCCACCCTCGCGGCATCGCGCTTCAGCGCAACGGCGATCGCGTTCAGCTGGTTACCGTTGCGCGATACGGCCGGGCAGTTGAGCGGTTGCTCGGCATCGAGCGACAGGTGAAGCTGTCCAGCGCTGCTCTGGAGACGCTGGCAATTGTCGCCTACCGACAACCAGTCATCAGACCCGAGATCGAGGCGATTCGTGGGGTTGATTCCAGTGGAGTTCTGGCGACGCTTGTTGCGAGAGAGCTGGTTGAGGCGCGTGGGCGTCGGCCTGGACCCGGCAATCCCGTGGAATATGGAACGACCGGGGCCTTCCTGCGGTTTTTCGGGATGACATCGCTAGAGGATTTGCCGCCGCTCGAGGAGACACAGGCCGGCGACACGACGGGAATCAATCTGTGA
- a CDS encoding ScpA family protein: MSAARGDGLLIGYQLRLPSYEGPLDVLLTLIERERMDISDLSLVSVTDGFIAYIEAMNNPPAVLLAEFVGIATRLLVLKSRAMLPRPAVTDEEQDLDDLARQLREYQQLKLVAATLRATEEQGWRSFGRPPFAAILPTRLVLVAPPVGHLRRALLRTLARVRDEAEAIPLRRVISLDEMLNRIAGRVARFRHPQRFHDLVEPRDRDETVVGFIALLTLWRRGVVDVHQDGLFSDIHVVPSALESQATDG, from the coding sequence ATGAGCGCTGCCAGGGGCGATGGTTTGCTGATTGGTTACCAGTTGCGGTTGCCGAGCTATGAGGGGCCGCTGGACGTGTTGTTGACGCTGATCGAGCGCGAGCGGATGGACATCTCCGATCTCTCGCTGGTTTCGGTCACCGATGGATTCATCGCCTATATCGAGGCGATGAATAACCCGCCTGCTGTACTGCTGGCGGAGTTCGTGGGAATTGCGACGAGGCTACTCGTGCTGAAGTCGAGAGCGATGCTCCCACGGCCGGCAGTGACCGACGAGGAGCAGGACCTCGATGACCTCGCGCGACAGCTCCGCGAGTACCAGCAGCTCAAGCTCGTGGCGGCGACATTGCGAGCGACGGAAGAGCAGGGTTGGCGATCGTTCGGGCGCCCGCCATTCGCCGCGATCCTTCCGACCCGTCTGGTGCTGGTTGCTCCTCCCGTCGGGCATCTGCGACGCGCGTTGCTGCGAACGCTGGCTCGTGTCCGGGACGAGGCGGAAGCGATCCCGTTGAGGCGGGTGATCTCGCTTGACGAGATGCTGAATCGAATCGCCGGCCGAGTGGCGCGGTTTCGCCATCCTCAACGCTTCCACGACCTTGTCGAACCGCGCGATCGTGACGAGACAGTCGTCGGATTCATCGCACTGCTAACGCTCTGGCGTCGCGGAGTGGTTGATGTGCATCAGGATGGGCTGTTCTCCGACATCCACGTGGTTCCATCGGCGTTGGAATCGCAGGCCACGGATGGTTGA
- a CDS encoding HDIG domain-containing metalloprotein, which produces MSDIRPARWPWRDAAHVAAIRRFRQGLTALTIRPDREVDARLCSLVVDERQWTLLARLSSFDRAHHLAVYDTLVAGGCGDQDVLRAALLHDVGKANDRGRVWLAHRVIYVLGERWMPALLGRVAREHGRWLRRGVWLSIHHAKEGAALAHEAGANRRVCELIRWHDGAGGAADDTGLSALRRADEGSVV; this is translated from the coding sequence GTGAGTGACATTCGACCAGCGAGATGGCCCTGGCGCGACGCCGCCCACGTTGCGGCGATTAGACGCTTCAGGCAGGGACTCACGGCACTCACAATCCGGCCGGATCGCGAAGTCGATGCACGACTGTGCTCGCTCGTCGTCGACGAGCGGCAGTGGACGTTACTGGCTCGGCTTTCGAGCTTCGACCGTGCGCACCACCTGGCCGTTTACGACACGTTGGTGGCTGGCGGATGTGGTGACCAGGATGTCCTCAGGGCGGCGCTTCTGCACGATGTCGGCAAGGCCAACGATCGCGGGCGTGTCTGGTTGGCGCACCGAGTTATCTACGTCCTCGGTGAGCGCTGGATGCCGGCTCTGCTCGGCCGAGTTGCGCGCGAGCACGGCCGCTGGCTGCGGCGTGGAGTCTGGCTTTCCATCCACCACGCGAAAGAAGGCGCTGCGCTGGCACACGAGGCTGGCGCGAACCGGCGGGTGTGCGAGCTGATCCGGTGGCACGATGGCGCCGGTGGCGCTGCCGACGACACTGGACTATCCGCTCTGCGACGGGCCGACGAAGGGAGCGTCGTATGA
- a CDS encoding site-2 protease family protein, producing the protein MFGTTLPGDVILARVIAFVVAVTIHEFCHAWSAYQLGDPTAARMGRITLNPIAHFEPIGFIGLMMIAIGWPAFGWGRPVPVNPNLLRWGHRGMALTALAGPLSNVVLAILFVLPLRLLSTQPVGFADVLVTQMIFVNLLLAAFNMIPIPPLDGLKILNGILPPFWYQFTAPMERYGFVVLFAVVIIGGRAGAEVIGAMYAPVFDLLHTVIVGSLPL; encoded by the coding sequence ATGTTCGGCACGACTCTGCCGGGCGACGTGATTCTCGCGAGGGTTATCGCGTTCGTCGTCGCAGTCACAATCCATGAGTTCTGTCATGCCTGGTCTGCTTACCAGCTTGGCGACCCGACGGCCGCGCGCATGGGCCGCATCACACTCAACCCGATTGCGCACTTCGAGCCGATCGGGTTCATCGGGTTGATGATGATTGCGATTGGCTGGCCGGCGTTTGGCTGGGGTCGGCCTGTGCCAGTCAATCCGAATCTGCTGCGCTGGGGTCATCGTGGGATGGCGTTGACGGCGCTGGCGGGCCCGCTTTCGAATGTCGTGCTGGCGATCCTGTTTGTGTTGCCGCTCCGGCTGCTGAGTACCCAGCCGGTTGGCTTCGCCGATGTCCTTGTTACCCAGATGATCTTCGTTAATCTGCTCCTGGCGGCGTTCAACATGATCCCGATACCGCCGCTCGATGGTCTGAAGATCCTGAACGGGATTCTTCCCCCGTTCTGGTATCAGTTCACGGCGCCGATGGAACGATACGGATTTGTGGTGTTGTTCGCCGTTGTCATCATCGGCGGTCGCGCTGGCGCCGAGGTGATCGGCGCGATGTATGCCCCCGTCTTCGATCTTCTGCATACCGTGATCGTTGGGTCGCTGCCGTTGTGA
- a CDS encoding dipeptide ABC transporter ATP-binding protein, translating to MATQAPEQANADVKDQEVLLDVKNLFMHFPLTQGIIFQRKVGAVRAVDGVSFSVRKGETLGLVGESGCGKSTTGRAILQLYKPTSGEVLYQGRDLTKLDSGEMRKMRRHLQMIFQDPYASLNPRMTVGSIISEPMQIHNLVAREERNRRVQELLETVGLNPYFANRYPHEFSGGQRQRIGVARALAASPDFIVADEPVSALDVSIQAQIVNLMEDLQSQFNLTYLFIAHDLSVVKHISDRIAVMYLGKIVELADRAALYEDPLHPYTKALLSAVPIPDPVVERRRERIILTGDVPSPINPPSGCHFHTRCPYAMPVCREIDPLVSDQGNGHFVACHLYPGSGADQATGASA from the coding sequence ATGGCAACGCAGGCACCAGAGCAGGCGAACGCGGACGTGAAGGATCAGGAGGTTCTGCTCGATGTCAAGAACCTCTTCATGCACTTTCCGCTGACCCAGGGCATTATCTTTCAACGCAAGGTTGGCGCAGTGCGGGCGGTCGATGGCGTGTCGTTCTCAGTCCGCAAGGGTGAGACGCTCGGCCTCGTCGGCGAGTCGGGTTGCGGCAAGAGCACGACCGGACGCGCGATCCTCCAGCTCTACAAGCCAACATCTGGCGAGGTCCTCTATCAGGGTCGAGATCTGACGAAGCTCGACAGTGGCGAGATGCGGAAGATGCGTCGCCACCTGCAGATGATCTTCCAGGATCCGTATGCATCGCTTAACCCCCGCATGACAGTTGGATCGATCATCTCCGAGCCGATGCAGATTCACAATCTCGTCGCGCGCGAGGAGCGAAACCGACGCGTTCAGGAGCTGCTGGAAACAGTCGGCCTGAACCCGTACTTCGCAAACCGCTACCCGCACGAATTCTCGGGTGGGCAGCGGCAGCGGATCGGCGTCGCACGGGCGCTGGCGGCAAGCCCGGACTTCATCGTCGCCGACGAGCCTGTCTCGGCGCTCGACGTGTCGATCCAGGCACAGATCGTCAACCTCATGGAGGATCTCCAGTCGCAGTTCAACCTGACGTATCTGTTCATCGCCCACGATCTGTCTGTCGTGAAGCACATCTCAGACCGTATCGCGGTGATGTATCTCGGCAAAATCGTTGAGCTTGCCGACCGAGCCGCGCTCTACGAGGATCCGCTTCACCCGTATACGAAGGCACTCCTCTCGGCTGTGCCGATTCCCGACCCGGTCGTCGAGAGGCGTCGCGAGCGCATCATCCTCACGGGAGATGTGCCAAGCCCGATCAATCCGCCATCTGGCTGCCACTTCCATACCCGTTGCCCGTACGCGATGCCGGTGTGCCGAGAGATCGATCCGCTCGTTTCTGACCAGGGGAACGGGCACTTTGTTGCCTGCCATCTCTACCCAGGGTCTGGCGCCGATCAGGCGACTGGCGCTAGCGCCTAG
- a CDS encoding ABC transporter ATP-binding protein: protein MEPLLQVKNLMTQFHTQDGVVRAVDDVSFEIMPGETLGVVGESGCGKSITAMSLMRLIPSPPGKIANGSIMFEGEDILGMSDEEMRHVRGNKIAMIFQDPMTSLNPVLSINRQISESLELHMGMSRGQARNRAIELLKMVGIPNAEQRVDQYPHQFSGGMRQRVMIAMALSCNPKMLIADEPTTALDVTIQAQILDLMRNLQAEHDTALMLITHDLGVVAGMSDRIQVMYAGHIVETASTEELFANPRHPYTVGLLNSIPRLDSTRREKLEPIRGLPPDLIDLPDMCPFMPRCDYAREKCGQQNPLLTNVNADHRVACWFWEEVSKEGPRT from the coding sequence ATGGAACCGTTACTCCAGGTGAAAAACCTGATGACCCAGTTCCACACGCAGGACGGCGTTGTCAGAGCCGTCGATGACGTGTCGTTCGAGATCATGCCTGGTGAGACGCTTGGCGTCGTGGGCGAATCGGGCTGCGGAAAGAGCATCACCGCGATGTCGCTGATGCGTCTGATTCCAAGCCCGCCTGGCAAGATCGCTAACGGGTCGATCATGTTTGAGGGCGAAGATATCCTCGGCATGAGCGACGAGGAGATGCGTCACGTCCGGGGCAACAAGATCGCAATGATCTTCCAGGATCCGATGACATCGCTCAACCCGGTGCTCTCGATCAATCGCCAGATCAGCGAGTCGCTCGAGCTGCACATGGGCATGAGCAGGGGGCAGGCGCGCAACCGCGCGATCGAGCTCCTCAAGATGGTCGGTATCCCGAATGCCGAGCAGCGCGTCGATCAATATCCTCACCAGTTCTCTGGTGGTATGCGTCAGCGTGTGATGATCGCGATGGCGCTGTCATGCAACCCGAAGATGCTGATCGCCGACGAGCCGACGACGGCTCTCGACGTGACGATTCAGGCGCAGATCCTCGACCTGATGCGCAACCTGCAGGCCGAGCACGATACAGCACTCATGCTGATCACCCACGACCTCGGAGTTGTGGCCGGCATGTCCGACCGCATCCAGGTGATGTACGCAGGTCATATCGTCGAGACGGCATCGACCGAGGAGCTGTTCGCGAACCCGCGGCACCCGTACACGGTCGGCTTGCTCAACTCGATCCCACGTCTGGACTCCACGCGCAGGGAAAAGCTGGAGCCGATTCGGGGTCTCCCGCCCGACTTGATCGATCTTCCCGACATGTGCCCCTTCATGCCGCGCTGTGACTATGCTCGCGAAAAATGTGGACAGCAGAACCCGTTGCTCACGAACGTGAACGCGGACCACAGGGTTGCGTGCTGGTTCTGGGAGGAAGTCAGCAAGGAAGGACCGCGAACATAA